From the genome of Gemmatimonas phototrophica, one region includes:
- a CDS encoding MOSC domain-containing protein, which translates to MISERRHAVARVAALTVYPLKSAAGISVQELLLDDRGAAGDRRWLLVDGEGRAITARECHALLHITPRFATANRDGALHLDAPRHATLTAVVPGADALARVVHVWDDAVTALDAGDDAADWCSDVIGRSCRLVHLDDAAARPLQPKFAGPLPYEARRVAFSDGAPLLVLGLPSVDALNAHLMEQGHLTPLDARRFRANVWLQGLAAHAEDTWREVQVGEVILGMGSLCTRCVLTTVDPDTLERGTQPLRAFGEYRRTADGVVFGVNATHAHPGILRVGDPVTVRTARD; encoded by the coding sequence ATGATCAGCGAGAGAAGGCACGCCGTCGCCCGGGTGGCGGCGCTTACGGTCTATCCGCTCAAGTCTGCAGCTGGCATCTCGGTGCAGGAGTTGCTGTTGGATGATCGCGGCGCGGCTGGCGACCGGCGTTGGCTTCTGGTCGATGGCGAAGGACGCGCCATCACCGCGCGGGAGTGCCACGCACTGCTGCACATCACCCCCCGATTCGCCACCGCCAACCGGGACGGCGCCCTGCATCTGGATGCACCGCGCCACGCGACCCTTACCGCGGTGGTACCTGGTGCCGATGCACTGGCCCGTGTGGTGCACGTGTGGGACGATGCCGTCACCGCGCTCGATGCCGGTGACGATGCCGCAGACTGGTGCAGTGATGTCATTGGCCGGTCCTGCCGCCTGGTGCACCTTGATGATGCCGCCGCACGCCCTCTGCAGCCAAAGTTTGCCGGCCCGCTTCCGTACGAAGCACGGCGCGTGGCCTTCAGCGATGGCGCCCCCCTGTTGGTCTTGGGGCTTCCCAGCGTGGATGCACTCAATGCGCACCTGATGGAGCAGGGACATCTCACACCGCTCGATGCCAGGCGCTTTCGCGCGAACGTCTGGCTGCAGGGGCTCGCCGCGCACGCTGAGGATACGTGGCGGGAGGTGCAGGTGGGCGAGGTGATCCTGGGGATGGGATCGCTGTGCACACGGTGCGTCCTGACGACGGTGGATCCGGACACGCTCGAACGAGGGACACAACCGCTGCGTGCCTTCGGTGAGTACCGCCGTACGGCCGACGGCGTGGTGTTTGGGGTGAATGCCACACACGCACACCCCGGCATCCTGCGCGTGGGCGATCCCGTGACCGTGCGTACGGCTCGCGACTGA
- a CDS encoding APC family permease, with the protein MLQVKYAARLGTFSGTMLVVGGIIGSGIFLSPAVVAQRVGTAPLTLAAWGLGAVVAILGGFVYAELGARRPKAGGTYIYLRDAFGTFPAFLYGWALFLIMATGAMAAVAMTGANYLAELLHLSPAAGRPIAIGFIVVLTVLNILGVRIGATTGNVLTLLKLAAIALLVFAALALTPRNAVPLAEQASPLVAPSSLTQMVVAMGGALVPVLFSFGGWQQTNAVAEELVDPQRTLPRALIYGVLIVAATYLLVNVAYLRALGLEGLAASRAPAADTMFVYLGATGRTFITLGIVTSTVGFLGMVILMSARVYQAMAADGLFFTRMARLHPRWQTPVDALVAQGVVALLLLLSGTYGQLLDYVVFADWIFFGSTAAALFVLRARDREGTVRARLHPVGILVFMAAAVYVLVGSVQSNPGNAARGAGLLVLGAPVYLYWHRQRSRSGDRTT; encoded by the coding sequence ATGCTTCAGGTGAAATACGCCGCCAGGCTTGGCACCTTCTCCGGCACCATGCTGGTGGTGGGGGGAATCATCGGATCAGGCATCTTCCTGTCTCCGGCAGTCGTCGCTCAGCGCGTGGGTACGGCCCCCCTCACCCTAGCGGCGTGGGGGCTGGGGGCGGTGGTGGCCATTCTGGGTGGCTTTGTGTATGCCGAACTGGGGGCGCGCCGGCCAAAGGCGGGTGGCACCTACATCTACTTGCGTGATGCGTTCGGGACTTTTCCGGCGTTCCTGTACGGGTGGGCCCTGTTCCTGATCATGGCGACCGGTGCCATGGCCGCCGTTGCCATGACCGGTGCCAACTATCTGGCCGAGCTGCTCCACCTGAGCCCTGCAGCGGGGCGCCCCATCGCGATTGGCTTCATTGTGGTGCTCACCGTGCTCAACATTCTCGGGGTGCGTATTGGTGCCACCACGGGCAATGTGCTCACGCTGCTCAAGCTGGCGGCCATTGCCTTGTTGGTCTTTGCGGCACTGGCGCTCACGCCTCGGAATGCGGTTCCCCTCGCCGAGCAGGCCTCTCCTCTGGTCGCTCCGTCATCGCTTACGCAGATGGTAGTGGCCATGGGTGGCGCCCTGGTGCCCGTGCTCTTTTCGTTCGGCGGGTGGCAGCAAACCAACGCGGTGGCCGAGGAGCTGGTGGACCCGCAGCGCACGCTCCCTCGTGCCCTCATTTACGGGGTGCTGATAGTCGCGGCCACGTACCTGCTGGTGAACGTGGCGTATTTGCGTGCGTTGGGGCTGGAAGGGCTGGCCGCCAGTCGGGCACCCGCCGCCGACACCATGTTTGTCTATCTCGGCGCCACCGGGCGCACGTTCATCACACTGGGCATTGTCACGTCCACCGTGGGCTTTCTGGGGATGGTGATTCTCATGTCGGCCCGCGTGTATCAGGCCATGGCCGCAGATGGGTTGTTCTTTACGCGCATGGCGCGACTGCATCCGCGCTGGCAAACACCGGTGGACGCGCTGGTGGCGCAGGGAGTCGTGGCGCTGCTGCTCCTGTTGTCGGGCACGTACGGACAGCTGCTCGATTACGTAGTGTTCGCCGACTGGATCTTCTTTGGCTCCACCGCCGCGGCGCTATTTGTTCTGCGCGCCCGTGACCGTGAAGGAACGGTACGCGCACGCCTGCATCCGGTGGGGATTCTCGTCTTCATGGCCGCGGCGGTGTATGTGTTGGTGGGGTCGGTGCAGTCCAACCCGGGCAATGCCGCCCGCGGCGCCGGGCTGCTGGTGTTGGGCGCCCCGGTCTATCTCTACTGGCACCGTCAGCGCTCACGCTCAGGAGACCGAACCACATGA
- a CDS encoding alpha/beta fold hydrolase codes for MPTSLRIIQGANRTLGGIAPRVVARLNQRLFSTPRRFAPKDWELDFEALGTRERLPNGASILMAGAGARTVALIHGWEGRATQFAHFAPALLSAGFRVIGVDGPGHGHSRGSQSDPYLFAETLHEVAERHGPLYGLVGHSMGGGSIGIALSAGLSTQRAVLIASPASLHDALHRFANAMHMPASATHHFVETLRSQVVQRGHSTVDVLELVATLPTPALVIHARDDREVPFADGERIARAWHQATLLEVEGVGHRRIMRSPEVIAATVQFLTN; via the coding sequence ATGCCCACGTCGCTTCGCATCATCCAAGGGGCCAACCGTACGTTGGGCGGCATTGCCCCGCGCGTGGTTGCGCGCCTCAATCAACGCCTGTTCTCCACGCCACGGCGTTTCGCTCCCAAAGACTGGGAACTGGATTTCGAGGCGTTGGGCACGCGCGAACGACTGCCCAACGGCGCCTCCATCCTGATGGCGGGTGCGGGGGCACGAACGGTCGCCCTCATTCACGGATGGGAGGGGCGGGCAACCCAGTTTGCGCACTTCGCACCGGCCCTGCTGAGCGCTGGATTCCGGGTCATCGGCGTGGATGGTCCCGGCCACGGTCACTCGCGTGGGTCTCAGTCCGACCCGTACCTGTTCGCCGAAACGCTGCACGAAGTCGCTGAGCGACACGGCCCGCTCTACGGCCTCGTGGGACACTCCATGGGTGGCGGCAGTATCGGCATTGCCCTGTCGGCCGGTCTATCGACCCAGCGGGCCGTGCTGATTGCGAGCCCGGCCTCGCTGCACGACGCGCTGCATCGTTTCGCCAATGCCATGCACATGCCGGCGTCGGCCACCCACCACTTTGTCGAGACCTTGCGGTCGCAGGTCGTGCAGCGTGGGCATTCCACGGTGGATGTGTTGGAGCTCGTTGCCACTCTCCCGACACCTGCGCTCGTGATTCACGCGCGGGATGATCGTGAAGTGCCGTTTGCCGATGGTGAGCGTATCGCGCGGGCCTGGCACCAGGCCACGCTGCTGGAGGTGGAGGGTGTGGGACACCGGCGAATCATGCGATCGCCCGAGGTCATTGCCGCCACGGTGCAGTTCCTGACGAACTGA